Genomic segment of Azospirillum brasilense:
GCCCGGCTGGGCGAGGCGGTGGCGCAGGAGATCCTGGGCGCCGCCATCACCCGCGCCGCGGTGGAATCCGCCGCGGCCTTCGCCGCGACCGAGCCGAACGGCACCAGCCTGAAAAGCTTCGCCGACCTGCAGCCGCTATGGACCAAGGACGACGCGCTGCGGCTGGAGGTGCTGCACCAGGACGAGACGCGGTTCGACTACAACGTCACCCGCTGCCGCTACGCCGAGATGTACCGGGAGATGGGGCTGGGTCCCATCGGACACCTGCTGTCCTGCAACCGCGACGCCGCCTTCTGCACGGGCTACGACCCGTCGATCAAGATGGAGCGGACGCAGACCATCATGCAGGGCGCCAGCCATTGCGACTTCCGCTACCGCGTGGACAAGCCGCAAGGCTGACGGGGAAAAGGCCGAAACGACGACGGCCCGGCGTGCAGAACGCCGGGCCGTCGCTTTTTCAGGGCGGGTTGCTGTTCGTCAGGCCGCCGCCGTCGCCACCGGCTGAAGCCCGCGGGTCAACTGGGCGAAGGCGTCACGGAAGCGCGGGAGGGCGACGTCGCTTTCGGCGAAGCGGACATGGATCGCCGTCTTGTCGATGGCCCGTACCTCGAAGGCGACGGTCAGGCCGAAGCGGTCGAGCCGCAGGGTGCCACGGTCGCCCACGCCGAGACCGGCGATCCCGCTCAGCATGGCGCCGCCGTTCGACAGGTCGGTCAGCGTGCCGGACTGGTCGCGCCCATGGACCACGACGCCGCAGGCCTCGTTCACCCGGTAGCGCGGGCTGCGGCGGCGGTCGGCGTCGCTGGTGGAGGTGCGGACGACGCGCACCAGCACCCGGCGCAGTTCGTCGATGCTGGTCGCCACCTCGTCCGAGCCGGCCCGCACGCCAGAAGCCTGGGAACCGGTCTGGTCGGCGTCGCTGGAGACGGCGGCGATGCGCACCGACACCTCTTGCGCGGCGTTGGAGGTCTCCACCACGTTGCGGCTGATTTCCTGGGTGGCGGCGGCCTGCTCCTCCATCGCGGCGGCGATGGCGCTGGAGATCTGGTCGATCTCGCCGATGGTGTCGCCAATCTCCGCCACCGCACCCACGGCGGTGCTGGTCACCCCCTGGATTTCCGCGATCAGGCGGGTGATCTCCTCGGTCGAACGGGCGGTCTGGTTGGCGAGGTTCTTCACCTCCTGCGCGACCACCGCGAAGCCTTTGCCGGCCTCGCCCGCGCGCGCCGCCTCGATGGTCGCGTTCAGCGCCAGCAGGTTGGTCTGGCTGGCGATGTCGGTGATCAGCTTCACCACCTCGTCGATGCGGCCCACCGCCTCGGACAGCGATTGGATGGTGCCCTGGGTGCGCTGGCCGTTCTCCACGGCGCGGCGGGTGACCGCGCTGGAATGGGCGATCTGCGCGGAGATCTCGCGGATCGAGGCCGCCAGCTCCTCCGTCGCCGCCGCCACGGTCTGGGCGTTGGCCAGCGCCTCTTCCGCCGCTGCGGCGACGTTCTGTGCGTTGATGCTGACCCGCTCGGCGGAGGTTGCCATGGCGTCGGCGTCCTGGGCCATGCCGCCGGTGCGCAGGGCCACCTGCTCCACCGCGTGGCTGGCCTCGCGCTCCACCGTCTCGGCCATGGACTGGAGGGCGGTGATGCGCTCCTCCTCCGCCTGGCGTTGGCGCTCCGCTCGCTCCTGGGTCGAATAGTTCAGCTTCGCCTTCACGGCGCGGATCTGCGACCGGATGCGGGCGAACTCCGCCACGCCGGAGCTGGGAACGTTGGTCATCAGGTCGCCGCGGGCGATGGCGTCAAGGTGGGTTTCCACCAGCCCGAGCGGGCGCCGCACCGTGCCCAGGACGCTGAGCGTGCCGACGCCGGCCACCAGCAGGCCGAACAGCATCAGCCCGGCGAAGGCTTCGACGCTGTCGCTGCCGGTCAGGCTCAGCCAGCCGAGGACCATGACGGTCAGCAACAGGAGACCGGAGGTCGCCACGATGCGCCCGGCGATGCTGGACGCCAGGTCTCCCAGCCAGACGCCGAAGCCGCGGCGGACGATCTGCCCGTCCAGCAGCCCGTATTGCTGGCCGCGCCCGGCGCGGATCTCGGCGTAAATGCGCTCCGCCTCCGCCACCGCGTCGCGGCTCGGCTTGGACCGGATGGAGATGTACTCCGTCACCACCCCCTTCTCGGTGATCGGGGTGACGTTTGCCTTCACCCAGTAATGGTCACCGTTCTTCGAGCGGTTCTTGACCAGACCTTCCCATGGCCGGCCATCCTTGATGGTTTCCCACAGGTTGGCGAAGGCCGCCGGGGGCATGTCCGGATGGCGGACGACATTGTGGGGGGCGCCGATTAATTCCGTTTCTGAGAAACCGCTAATATCAACGAATGCTTTATTGACGAACGTAATTTTGCCGCGGGTGTCGGTTCGCGACACGAGCAGCATATCGTCGGTCATTTCGATTTCGCGGTTCGTAACCGGTCCATTATCGCGCATAAGCCAGCACCCCGTCGCGGAGAACACGCATAAAACACTACTTAAGTTTTATTTCTACTGTATTAAGGCCAGAAAATCACCACCATATTGTCGCACCCTACCCGACCTAAGTCAGAGGCGTTCGGGGAGCGGTCCATCCGCTAGGTCACTGCTGGCGTTGAGAAAATCGGCGATTTGCCTTGTATTTTAGACATTTTCGAGGCGCTTCGCCCCTATTGTGGATTCTACGGAGTCCGCTCCGATTCAAGATCGGCGCCGGCCATCGGTTCCTCCGGGTTGCGGAGCGATGGCGGGGGCGGCACCATCCTCCACGCGCACCGTTGGAACGGACATCCCCCTCAAACCGCAACAGGACAGCCACGATGACCGACACCGCCAAGCCCGTCCGCCTTCTCGGTCTTTCCGGCAGCATCCGCCGCCACTCCCACTGCACCGCGGTGCTGAACACGCTCGCCGACTCGCTGGGCAAAAAGGCGGGCAACAAGGCGGAGATGACGCTGTTCGCGCTGAACGACATCCCGCCCTACGATCCCGACCTGGACGCGGAGAACACCCCCACCCCGGCCACCGCCCTGCGCGACGCCATCGCCGCGGCCGACGGGTTGGTCATCATCTCTCCGGAATACAATTACGGCATGTCGGGCGTGCTGAAGAACGCGCTGGACTGGGCGTCGCGCCCGGCCATGAAGTCGCCGGTGCGGGGCAAGCCGATCCTCATCATGACCGCCTCCCCCGCCTTCACCGGCGGCGTGCGCGCCCAGCACGAGATGCGCGAGACGCTGTCCGGCATGATGGGCCGGGTCATCGCCCGCCCGCAGGTGGTCATCGGCATGGTGCACGAGAAGATCAAGGACGGCCGGCTGACCGACCAGGCCGCGCTGGACTTCGCGCTGGCCGCCATCGACGACCTTCTGTCGGAAATCGCCCTGCTGCGCGGCGCCACGGGCGCCTGAGCCTCCTGGAAGGCGGGCCAGGAGCGCGGGGCAGCCGCGCAAAGACCGATGAGGCTGGCCGAAGCGTGTCGATATTAGTATATCAGCACGCTTCTTCCACGGCCTCCTGTGTCGATCATGCCCCTGACCCTCCATCTCCTGCCGCTCGCCGCCACCGTCGCCCTGCTCGTGTCGCGGCGTGTCAGCATGCTGACCGCCGGGACCGCGGGCATGGCGCTGGCCGCCGGGGTGCTCATGGCGGCCCTGATGGTGGCGCAGCCGAGCGGCGGCGCCGCTCCGGACCGGCTGGCCCAACTGCCCAGCCTGCTCCCCGCCGTGGCGCTGAAGGCCGGCGAAGGAGCGTGGCTGGCGTGGCACGCCATGTCGATCATCGCGGCGGGCCTGCTGTTCCACCGCGCCTTCGAGGCCCGCACCGTCAAGGCCGAGGCGCAGGTCGAGGCGAAGACACCGGCCGAGCGCCGCCGCGCCGTCTTCGTCGCCTGCCTGCTCGCCGGTCCCTTCGCCGAGTCGGTGACGGGGTTCGGCGTCGGGCTGGTGGTGGCGCTTGCCCTGCTGCGCCCGCTGAACCTGCCACCGGCCCACGCCGCGGCGCTGGGACTGTTCAGCCAGATGCTCGCCCCGTGGGGCGCACTCGGCGTCGGCACGCGGGTCGGGGCGGAGCTGATCGGCGTGTCCTTCACCGAACTGGGCACGGCCAGCGCGGCGCTGATGGTGGTCGTCCTGCCCAGCCTGCTGCTGGTGTTCTGGAGGCTGATCCACGGCGCCGGCCTGATTTCCAGCCCGATCGACCGGGCCAGGGACCTCGCCCTGATGCTGGCGCTGGCCGGGCTGCTCTGGCTGACCAACCGCTTTGTGGCGCCGGAACTGGGCGGCGGGCTGGCCACGGCGGTGCTTCTGCTGGCGGTGGAGGCGCGGCGGCTGCCGCGCGACGCCGCCGGTCTGTCGCGGCTGCTGGCCCTGCTGTGGCCCTACGTGGTTCTGGTCGGCGGACTGATGGCGACCCGGCTGGTGCCGCCGATGTCGGGCTGGACGGCGGACTTTCTGGTGCTCGACCCGTTCGGCGGGCTGGCCCCGATGCCCCTGCTGCGCCACCCCTCGACGTGGCTGGTCGCCATCGCCCTGGTCATGCTGGCGGGCCTGCCGCGCGGGCGCGCCCTGCACGTGGCGGTCCCCGCCCTGCGCGCCGCGCTGGTGCCGATGGCGGCGACCCTGGTCTTCGTGGAACTGGCCGCCTTCATGGCCGCCTCCGGCGGGGCCACGGCCTTCGGGCAGGCGTGGCAGGCGGTGGCGGGTTCCGCCGCCGTGCTGGCCGTGCCGGTGCTGGGGGCGGCGACGGGGATGCTGACCGGCTCCAACACGGCGTCGAACGCCCTGATGATGCACATCCAGGTCAATCTCGCGTCGGGCAGCGGCCTGCCGCTGATCGCCGCCGCCGCGATCCAGGTGGTGGCCGGCAGCGTCTGCACGCTGCTGACGCCGGGCCGGATCGTGCTGGCCTCCAGCCTCCTGGGGCTGACCAAGGCGGAATCCGCGATCTACCGGCTGGCTCTGCCCATCGGCGTCGCCTCCACGGCGTCGCTGCTCCTCGTCGTCACCGCCTGGGTCTGGCTGGTGTAGGAGTCAGTCCTGGGGTTCCGGCTCCGTCGCGCGGTCGGGGAACAGCTCCTCCACCCGCACGCCGGATTCCCGGCAGATGCGGGCCAGCCGGTCGGAGGGCAAGGCGTCGGTCACGAAGGTATGGACCTGCGAGATGTGGCCGATGCGCACCGGGGCGGTGCGCTCCAGCTTGCCACGGTCGGCGACCAGGATGACGTGGCGGGCGTTCGCCATGATCGCCTGCGACACCCGCACCTCGCGGTAGTCGAAGTCGAGCAACGCCCCGCTCTCGTCGATGGCCGACGCGCCGATCACCGCGAAGTCGGCCATGAACTGGTTGAAGAAGTCGATGGCGGCCTCGCCGACGATGCCGCCGTCCGACCGCCGCACCACCCCGCCGGCCACGATCACCTCGATGTGAGGCTCGGGGCGCAGCAGGTTGGCGACGTTGATGTTGTTGGTGATGACCACCAGCCCGCTGCGCCCCTGGAGCGCGCGGGCGACTTCCTCCGTCGTCGTGCCGATGTTGATGAAGAGGGAGGAGCTGTCGGGCACCAGTTCCGCTGCCCGGCGGCCGATGGCGCGCTTCTCGTCCTGCGCGATCAGCCGCCGCGCCTCGTAGCCGAGATTCTCCACCCCCGACCCGGCGACGGCGCCGCCGTGGACCCGCTGGAGCAGGCGGCGGTCGCACAGTTCGTTCAGATCCTTGCGGATCGTCTGAGGCGTGACGTTGAAGCGGGCGGCCAGATCGTCGACCAGCACGCGCCCCTGCGTGCGGGCGAGCGCCAGGATGTCGGTCTGCCGGGGAGTCATGATGTCCATGGCGGCATTCAAGCGGACCGCCGCTTCGCCCGCAAGTTCATTCGAAAGCAAAACAGCGCGATCCACCCCTACGTTCAGAGTCTCTGCCCGTCGGACCCGAAGAGATGCGCGGTTTCGCCCCGCAGGTTCAAGCGCAACCGCTCCCCCGCCGCCGCCGGCCGGTCGCCGTCGAGGCGGACCAGAAGCTTTTGCCCATCCTCCAGCGCGGCGTGGCAATGCGTCTCGCCGCCCAGCCGCTCCACGGCCAGGATGGTGGCGACCAGCCCGG
This window contains:
- a CDS encoding L-2-amino-thiazoline-4-carboxylic acid hydrolase, producing MTEPTDTPAAKPAMGMLERRGIEAAILKPVYEEMAARLGEAVAQEILGAAITRAAVESAAAFAATEPNGTSLKSFADLQPLWTKDDALRLEVLHQDETRFDYNVTRCRYAEMYREMGLGPIGHLLSCNRDAAFCTGYDPSIKMERTQTIMQGASHCDFRYRVDKPQG
- a CDS encoding methyl-accepting chemotaxis protein yields the protein MRDNGPVTNREIEMTDDMLLVSRTDTRGKITFVNKAFVDISGFSETELIGAPHNVVRHPDMPPAAFANLWETIKDGRPWEGLVKNRSKNGDHYWVKANVTPITEKGVVTEYISIRSKPSRDAVAEAERIYAEIRAGRGQQYGLLDGQIVRRGFGVWLGDLASSIAGRIVATSGLLLLTVMVLGWLSLTGSDSVEAFAGLMLFGLLVAGVGTLSVLGTVRRPLGLVETHLDAIARGDLMTNVPSSGVAEFARIRSQIRAVKAKLNYSTQERAERQRQAEEERITALQSMAETVEREASHAVEQVALRTGGMAQDADAMATSAERVSINAQNVAAAAEEALANAQTVAAATEELAASIREISAQIAHSSAVTRRAVENGQRTQGTIQSLSEAVGRIDEVVKLITDIASQTNLLALNATIEAARAGEAGKGFAVVAQEVKNLANQTARSTEEITRLIAEIQGVTSTAVGAVAEIGDTIGEIDQISSAIAAAMEEQAAATQEISRNVVETSNAAQEVSVRIAAVSSDADQTGSQASGVRAGSDEVATSIDELRRVLVRVVRTSTSDADRRRSPRYRVNEACGVVVHGRDQSGTLTDLSNGGAMLSGIAGLGVGDRGTLRLDRFGLTVAFEVRAIDKTAIHVRFAESDVALPRFRDAFAQLTRGLQPVATAAA
- a CDS encoding NADPH-dependent FMN reductase — encoded protein: MTDTAKPVRLLGLSGSIRRHSHCTAVLNTLADSLGKKAGNKAEMTLFALNDIPPYDPDLDAENTPTPATALRDAIAAADGLVIISPEYNYGMSGVLKNALDWASRPAMKSPVRGKPILIMTASPAFTGGVRAQHEMRETLSGMMGRVIARPQVVIGMVHEKIKDGRLTDQAALDFALAAIDDLLSEIALLRGATGA
- a CDS encoding L-lactate permease yields the protein MPLTLHLLPLAATVALLVSRRVSMLTAGTAGMALAAGVLMAALMVAQPSGGAAPDRLAQLPSLLPAVALKAGEGAWLAWHAMSIIAAGLLFHRAFEARTVKAEAQVEAKTPAERRRAVFVACLLAGPFAESVTGFGVGLVVALALLRPLNLPPAHAAALGLFSQMLAPWGALGVGTRVGAELIGVSFTELGTASAALMVVVLPSLLLVFWRLIHGAGLISSPIDRARDLALMLALAGLLWLTNRFVAPELGGGLATAVLLLAVEARRLPRDAAGLSRLLALLWPYVVLVGGLMATRLVPPMSGWTADFLVLDPFGGLAPMPLLRHPSTWLVAIALVMLAGLPRGRALHVAVPALRAALVPMAATLVFVELAAFMAASGGATAFGQAWQAVAGSAAVLAVPVLGAATGMLTGSNTASNALMMHIQVNLASGSGLPLIAAAAIQVVAGSVCTLLTPGRIVLASSLLGLTKAESAIYRLALPIGVASTASLLLVVTAWVWLV
- a CDS encoding DeoR/GlpR family DNA-binding transcription regulator; its protein translation is MDIMTPRQTDILALARTQGRVLVDDLAARFNVTPQTIRKDLNELCDRRLLQRVHGGAVAGSGVENLGYEARRLIAQDEKRAIGRRAAELVPDSSSLFINIGTTTEEVARALQGRSGLVVITNNINVANLLRPEPHIEVIVAGGVVRRSDGGIVGEAAIDFFNQFMADFAVIGASAIDESGALLDFDYREVRVSQAIMANARHVILVADRGKLERTAPVRIGHISQVHTFVTDALPSDRLARICRESGVRVEELFPDRATEPEPQD